One Sodalis praecaptivus DNA segment encodes these proteins:
- the efeB gene encoding iron uptake transporter deferrochelatase/peroxidase subunit, translating into MRRSHKKSARRDGTPSATRRRLLLGLGAAGGALALKAGAGEPAVNVPQAAEGASPGTLSPDERWERQPCFGLHQAGIVTPQQAAMMLVAFDVLADNRQDLERLFRLLTARIAFLTTGGQAPAVNERLPPMDSGILGASIYPDNLTMTVSVGDSLFDQRFGLTAHKPLRLQLMRRFPNDALDAALCHGDLLLQICANNSDTVIHALRDIIKHTPDLLGVRWKREGFISSHAARSKGRETPINLLGFKDGTANPSTADQPLMDKVIWVGKPPGEPAWTYGGSYQAVRIIRFRVEFWDRTPLHEQQQIFGRDKRTGAPLGMKKEHDVPNFQQDPQGAIIPLDAHIRLANPRRPEDVASTMLRRGYSYSLGISNAGQLDMGLLFVSYQHDLEQGFLTVQRRLNGEALEEYIQPVGGGYFFVLPGVPDQDHYLAQGLLEA; encoded by the coding sequence ATGCGTCGCAGTCACAAGAAGTCAGCCCGCCGGGACGGCACACCGTCCGCCACCCGTCGGCGTTTGTTACTCGGTCTGGGCGCCGCCGGCGGCGCGCTGGCGCTGAAGGCGGGCGCCGGCGAACCGGCGGTCAATGTGCCGCAGGCCGCAGAGGGCGCGTCGCCGGGAACGCTGTCGCCGGATGAGCGTTGGGAACGGCAGCCGTGCTTCGGCCTGCATCAGGCGGGCATCGTGACGCCCCAACAGGCGGCGATGATGCTGGTCGCCTTTGATGTGCTGGCGGACAACCGCCAGGATCTCGAGCGCTTGTTCCGGCTGTTGACCGCGCGTATCGCGTTTCTCACTACCGGCGGGCAGGCGCCGGCGGTGAATGAACGATTACCCCCTATGGATTCCGGCATACTCGGCGCGTCGATTTATCCTGATAACCTGACGATGACGGTCTCGGTGGGAGATTCGTTGTTCGATCAGCGCTTTGGCCTGACGGCACATAAACCGCTACGTTTGCAGCTGATGCGCCGGTTTCCCAATGACGCGCTTGACGCCGCGCTGTGCCACGGCGATCTGTTGCTGCAGATCTGTGCCAACAACAGCGACACGGTGATCCATGCGCTGCGGGATATTATCAAACATACGCCGGATCTGCTTGGCGTACGCTGGAAGCGGGAAGGGTTTATCTCCTCGCACGCCGCGCGCAGTAAAGGGCGCGAGACGCCCATCAACCTGCTGGGGTTCAAGGATGGCACCGCCAATCCTTCTACGGCCGATCAACCACTGATGGATAAGGTGATTTGGGTCGGCAAGCCGCCGGGCGAACCGGCCTGGACCTATGGCGGCAGTTACCAGGCGGTGCGGATTATCCGTTTTCGCGTGGAGTTTTGGGATCGCACCCCGCTGCACGAGCAGCAGCAAATTTTCGGCCGCGATAAGCGCACCGGGGCGCCGCTGGGTATGAAAAAGGAGCATGATGTACCCAATTTCCAGCAAGATCCTCAAGGGGCCATTATTCCGCTGGACGCCCATATTCGCCTGGCCAACCCCCGTCGGCCGGAAGATGTGGCCAGTACCATGCTGCGCCGCGGCTACAGCTACTCGTTGGGGATATCCAACGCCGGCCAGTTGGACATGGGGCTGTTATTTGTCAGCTATCAGCACGACCTCGAACAGGGATTTCTCACCGTTCAGCGTCGCCTCAACGGCGAGGCGCTGGAAGAGTATATTCAGCCCGTCGGCGGCGGCTATTTTTTCGTCTTGCCCGGCGTCCCCGACCAGGATCATTATTTGGCACAAGGGCTACTGGAGGCGTAA
- a CDS encoding YejG family protein: MTNLQLSVVHRLPHHYRWLQGYTGVKVEPIIAASHDDNVLIGLTLLSHGDDTAWQVMRELARTLAEIEVSCSIVECEGKPCLFLHREDECAGLCRIKNIGVAVAEPAAAPYIASV; the protein is encoded by the coding sequence GTGACGAATTTACAATTATCCGTGGTACACCGGTTACCGCATCACTACCGCTGGCTACAGGGGTATACCGGCGTCAAGGTCGAGCCGATCATCGCCGCCAGTCATGATGACAATGTTCTGATTGGTTTGACGCTGTTGAGCCACGGCGATGATACGGCCTGGCAGGTGATGCGCGAGCTTGCCCGGACGCTGGCCGAGATCGAAGTCAGTTGCTCCATCGTGGAATGCGAAGGCAAGCCCTGCCTGTTTTTGCATCGTGAAGACGAATGCGCCGGGTTGTGTCGCATAAAAAATATTGGCGTCGCGGTAGCTGAACCTGCGGCAGCGCCGTATATCGCCTCAGTATGA
- the yejF gene encoding microcin C ABC transporter ATP-binding protein YejF, with protein MNRTPLLAINHLSVAFHQGSSARRVVEDVSLTLDAGETLALVGESGSGKSVTALSVLRLLPAPPVAYPGGEILFNGQNLLTADEAVLRRIRGNDIAMIFQEPMSSLNPLHTLEKQLSEVLLLHRGMRGKTARAEAQAALERVGIHHPASRLRDYPHQLSGGERQRVMIAMALLTRPKLLIADEPTTALDVTVQAQILQLLADLRRELNMALLFITHDLNIVRRLADRVAVMQNGRCVETNRCDTLFSAPAHPYTQRLLAAEPSGQPAAVAQDAATLLRVNALGVSYGGKGALFTRRQAPKTALHSLSFSLRRGESLGLVGESGSGKSTTALALLRLIASEGEIWFDDLPVHRFNRRQMLPLRRRIQVVFQDPYSALNPRLSMAEIVAEGLLVHQQLSAQAVEQRVIAALEEVGLDADSRHRYPGEFSGGQRQRIAIARALILKPELVILDEPTSSLDRSVQAQILSLLQTLQQKHRLAYVFISHDLQVVRAICHQVVVLRQGQVIEQGSADALFHTPRAAYTRELMAAGRLAVTGG; from the coding sequence ATGAACCGCACTCCGCTATTGGCCATTAATCACTTAAGCGTGGCGTTCCACCAGGGAAGCTCGGCGCGCCGCGTCGTCGAAGACGTATCGCTGACGTTGGATGCGGGCGAAACGCTGGCGCTGGTGGGCGAATCCGGCTCCGGCAAGAGCGTTACCGCGCTATCGGTGCTGCGCCTGCTGCCCGCGCCGCCGGTAGCGTACCCCGGCGGCGAGATCCTGTTTAACGGGCAAAACCTGCTGACCGCCGACGAGGCCGTACTGCGGCGTATTCGCGGCAATGACATTGCCATGATTTTTCAAGAGCCGATGTCGTCGCTTAATCCGCTGCATACCCTGGAGAAGCAGTTGAGCGAAGTGTTGCTGCTGCATCGCGGTATGCGGGGCAAAACCGCGCGCGCCGAGGCGCAGGCCGCCCTTGAGCGGGTGGGTATTCATCATCCGGCGAGCCGGCTGCGGGATTATCCCCATCAACTATCGGGCGGTGAGCGCCAGCGGGTCATGATCGCGATGGCGCTACTGACGCGGCCGAAGCTGTTGATTGCCGACGAACCCACCACCGCGCTCGATGTGACGGTACAGGCGCAGATCCTGCAATTACTGGCGGACCTGCGCCGGGAGTTGAATATGGCGCTCCTGTTTATTACTCACGACCTGAATATTGTGCGCCGGCTGGCGGACCGCGTCGCGGTGATGCAAAACGGTCGCTGCGTGGAAACCAATCGTTGCGACACCTTGTTCAGCGCGCCGGCGCATCCCTATACGCAGCGATTGCTGGCCGCCGAACCGTCGGGCCAACCGGCGGCGGTGGCGCAGGATGCCGCCACCCTGTTGCGGGTAAACGCCTTGGGCGTCAGCTATGGCGGCAAGGGCGCCTTATTTACGCGGCGCCAAGCGCCTAAAACCGCGCTACATAGTCTTAGCTTTTCGCTGCGGCGCGGCGAAAGTCTGGGTTTGGTGGGGGAATCCGGCTCCGGTAAAAGTACCACCGCGCTGGCGCTACTGCGGCTCATCGCCAGCGAGGGGGAAATCTGGTTTGACGACTTGCCTGTGCATCGCTTCAACCGCCGGCAGATGCTGCCGCTGCGCCGGCGCATACAGGTGGTATTTCAAGATCCCTACTCGGCGTTAAATCCCCGGTTATCAATGGCGGAAATCGTCGCGGAGGGTCTGCTGGTCCACCAACAGCTTAGCGCTCAAGCCGTGGAGCAGCGGGTCATTGCCGCGCTTGAGGAGGTCGGTCTGGATGCCGATAGCCGTCATCGCTACCCGGGCGAATTCTCCGGCGGACAGCGCCAACGTATCGCCATCGCGCGCGCGTTGATTCTTAAGCCCGAATTGGTTATCCTCGATGAGCCGACATCCTCTCTGGATCGCTCGGTTCAGGCCCAGATATTGTCATTGCTGCAAACGTTGCAGCAAAAACACCGGCTGGCCTATGTGTTTATCAGTCATGATTTGCAGGTAGTGCGCGCGATATGCCATCAGGTTGTGGTACTGCGGCAAGGACAGGTGATCGAACAGGGCAGCGCCGACGCGCTGTTCCACACGCCGCGGGCAGCTTATACCCGCGAGTTAATGGCGGCCGGACGCCTGGCGGTCACGGGGGGGTAG
- a CDS encoding ABC transporter permease: MKSLSPVNQARWARFRHNRRGYWSLWLFILLFVLSLGSELIANDRPLLVRYQGQFYWPLFHDYSEADFGGPLASRADYRDPWLEKRLDEQGWALWAPVRFNYRTINYASPLPFPAPPSAGNWLGTDSNGRDVLANLLYGFRLSMLFGLALTLLSSLIGILVGATQGYYGGRLDLWGQRVIEVWSGMPTLFLIILLSSVVPPNFWWLLGITVLFGWMSLVGVVRAEFLRTRNFDYIRAAQAMGVSDRRIMLRHMLPNAMVATLTFLPFILCGSITTLTSLDFLGFGLPLGSPSLGNLLLEGKNNLQAPWLGITAFITLALVLSLLIFIGEAVRDAFDPGKAY, from the coding sequence TTGAAATCCTTGTCGCCGGTTAATCAGGCGCGCTGGGCGCGCTTTCGGCACAACCGCCGCGGCTATTGGTCGCTTTGGTTATTTATCCTGCTGTTTGTCCTCAGTCTAGGCTCTGAGCTTATCGCCAACGACCGGCCCCTGCTGGTGCGCTATCAGGGCCAATTCTATTGGCCGTTATTTCATGATTACAGCGAAGCCGATTTCGGCGGCCCGCTGGCCAGCCGGGCGGATTATCGCGACCCGTGGCTTGAGAAGCGGCTGGACGAGCAAGGCTGGGCGCTGTGGGCGCCGGTGCGATTCAACTACCGCACGATTAATTACGCCTCCCCCCTGCCATTCCCGGCGCCGCCCAGCGCGGGTAATTGGCTCGGCACCGACAGCAACGGCCGCGATGTTCTGGCCAATTTGCTTTATGGCTTCCGACTGTCGATGCTGTTCGGGCTGGCGCTGACGCTTCTGTCGAGCCTGATAGGTATCCTGGTCGGCGCGACCCAAGGCTATTACGGCGGCCGTCTGGATTTGTGGGGTCAGCGCGTTATCGAAGTGTGGTCCGGTATGCCGACGCTGTTTCTGATCATTTTGCTGTCAAGCGTGGTGCCGCCCAATTTTTGGTGGCTATTGGGCATTACCGTGCTGTTCGGCTGGATGAGCTTGGTCGGCGTGGTGCGGGCGGAATTCCTGCGCACCCGCAATTTTGACTATATCCGCGCCGCGCAGGCGATGGGGGTCAGCGACCGGCGCATTATGCTACGTCATATGCTGCCCAATGCGATGGTGGCGACGCTCACTTTTCTGCCGTTCATTCTTTGCGGCTCGATAACCACGCTGACCTCGCTGGACTTCCTCGGCTTTGGTCTGCCGCTCGGTTCGCCCTCGCTGGGGAACCTGCTGCTGGAAGGGAAAAACAATTTACAGGCGCCATGGCTCGGTATTACCGCCTTTATCACGCTGGCGTTGGTGCTGTCGTTATTGATTTTTATCGGCGAAGCGGTGCGCGACGCCTTTGATCCGGGGAAGGCGTACTGA
- a CDS encoding microcin C ABC transporter permease YejB — MTSYVLKRLLLIIPTLWAIITLNFFIVQIAPGGPVDQAIAAIELGQTAGFGGSHGDPLSRTQTLHGGQLGDNQYRGARGLDPEVIAEITRRYGFDKPLHERYFTLLWQYVRFDFGDSLFRGASVMQLIKGSLPVSVSLGVWSTLIIYLVSIPLGIKKAVRSGSAFDTWSSSLIIIGYAIPAFLFAVLLIVLFAGGSYLDWFPLRGLVSANFATLPWYGKIADYFWHLTLPVLAMVIGGFATLTMLTKNAFLDEIRKQYVVTARAKGLGESAILYRHVFRNAMLLVIAGFPATFISMFFTGSLLIEVMFSLNGLGLLGYDATLSRDYPVMFGTLYIFTLIGLLLNIISDITYTLVDPRIDFGRRH, encoded by the coding sequence TTGACATCCTATGTATTAAAACGCCTGCTGTTGATAATCCCCACGCTGTGGGCCATTATCACGCTCAATTTCTTTATCGTACAGATTGCGCCGGGCGGGCCGGTGGATCAGGCGATTGCCGCCATCGAGCTGGGACAAACGGCCGGCTTTGGCGGCAGCCACGGCGATCCCCTGTCCCGCACGCAGACCTTGCACGGCGGCCAATTGGGGGATAATCAATATCGCGGCGCGCGCGGGCTGGATCCGGAGGTCATCGCCGAAATTACCCGCCGCTACGGCTTTGATAAACCGCTGCACGAGCGTTATTTCACCCTGCTGTGGCAATATGTTCGCTTTGACTTTGGCGACAGCCTGTTCCGCGGCGCCTCCGTAATGCAGCTGATTAAAGGCAGCCTGCCGGTATCGGTGTCGCTCGGCGTGTGGAGTACGCTGATTATTTATCTGGTATCGATTCCGCTTGGCATCAAAAAGGCGGTGCGCAGCGGCAGCGCGTTCGACACCTGGAGCAGCTCCCTTATCATTATCGGCTATGCTATCCCGGCTTTTTTGTTCGCCGTCCTGCTCATTGTGCTGTTTGCCGGCGGCAGCTATCTCGATTGGTTTCCGCTGCGCGGCCTGGTGTCCGCCAATTTCGCTACCCTGCCCTGGTACGGCAAAATAGCCGATTATTTCTGGCATCTCACGTTGCCGGTGCTGGCGATGGTGATTGGCGGTTTCGCGACGTTGACCATGCTCACCAAAAACGCTTTTCTCGACGAGATCCGCAAACAGTACGTCGTCACCGCCCGCGCCAAGGGTCTTGGGGAAAGCGCCATCCTCTATCGCCACGTCTTTCGCAACGCGATGTTGCTGGTTATCGCCGGCTTTCCCGCCACCTTCATCAGCATGTTTTTTACCGGCTCGCTGCTCATCGAGGTGATGTTCTCACTGAACGGCCTGGGCCTGCTCGGTTATGACGCCACGCTATCGCGCGATTATCCGGTCATGTTCGGCACGCTGTACATCTTTACGCTTATCGGGCTATTGCTGAACATCATCAGCGATATCACCTATACGCTGGTTGATCCCAGAATCGATTTCGGGAGGCGCCATTGA
- a CDS encoding extracellular solute-binding protein, translated as MFPRVWLALLFSVICLCAQAEPLRDGYAFALLGEPRYPPDFTHFDYVNPAAPKGGSVTMAAIGTFDNFNRYASRGTAAARTEQLYDSLYVTSDDEVGSYYPLIAESARYPANYAWAEITLNPRARYHNHQPITAADVAFTFNKFMTEGVPQFRVFYKGVKVKAISRLTVRYEFPEPNKDVLLGLLTLPVLPESFWSQHKLSDPLTFPPPASGPYRLTAWRTGQSVTFSRVKDYWAATLPVNVGRYNFDTLRYDYYLDDNVAMEAFKAGAFDLRIEGSPKKWATQYRGGNFDRGFIVHREVANNAPVSTPWLSFNIQRPLFADRRIREALSLAFDFEWMNKALFYNGYQRVNSYFMNTDYAARAYPDAAELTILAPLKNQVPAEVFNAIYQPPVSDGSGYDRGNLLKALALLKQAGWTLRDKRLVDAQGKPFRFELLVMSGGNNQYILPFQHSLARLGITMTVREVDSAQFTNRLRKRDFDMIPSSYGAYAFPSSDLQIIWGSAYVDSSYNRPGVKDPAIDQLINQIVRHQGDKAALLPLGRALDRVLTWNYFMIPLWYSHHIRLAYWDKFAMPAQRPTYDLGFDSWWYDVNKAAQLPAQRR; from the coding sequence ATGTTTCCACGTGTTTGGCTGGCGCTGCTTTTCAGCGTGATTTGCCTGTGCGCCCAGGCTGAGCCCCTGCGCGACGGCTATGCTTTCGCGCTACTGGGCGAGCCGCGCTATCCACCCGACTTCACCCATTTCGACTATGTCAATCCGGCCGCGCCCAAGGGCGGCAGCGTGACCATGGCCGCTATCGGCACGTTCGACAATTTTAACCGTTACGCGTCGCGCGGCACGGCGGCGGCGCGCACCGAACAGCTTTACGACAGCTTGTATGTCACCTCCGATGACGAAGTGGGCAGTTATTATCCGTTAATCGCCGAGTCGGCACGCTATCCCGCCAACTATGCCTGGGCGGAAATCACGCTTAATCCACGCGCCCGCTATCATAACCACCAGCCGATTACCGCCGCCGATGTGGCGTTTACTTTCAACAAATTTATGACCGAAGGGGTCCCCCAATTTCGGGTGTTCTATAAAGGGGTGAAAGTGAAAGCCATCTCCCGACTGACGGTGCGCTACGAATTCCCCGAGCCGAACAAAGATGTCTTACTTGGGCTGCTCACGCTGCCGGTGCTGCCGGAAAGTTTTTGGTCGCAGCATAAACTGAGCGATCCCCTCACGTTTCCGCCGCCCGCCAGCGGCCCTTATCGGCTAACCGCCTGGCGCACGGGCCAGTCCGTCACCTTTAGCCGGGTGAAGGATTATTGGGCGGCCACGCTGCCGGTCAATGTTGGGCGCTACAACTTTGATACCCTGCGCTATGACTACTATCTTGATGATAATGTCGCCATGGAGGCGTTCAAAGCCGGGGCGTTCGATCTGCGCATCGAAGGCTCCCCCAAAAAATGGGCGACCCAGTACCGCGGCGGTAATTTCGACCGCGGTTTTATTGTGCATCGCGAGGTGGCGAACAACGCCCCGGTATCCACGCCCTGGCTGAGTTTCAACATTCAGCGACCGCTGTTCGCCGACCGTCGGATCAGAGAGGCGCTGTCGCTGGCGTTTGATTTTGAATGGATGAATAAGGCGCTGTTTTATAATGGCTATCAGCGCGTTAACAGCTACTTTATGAATACCGATTATGCCGCGCGCGCCTACCCGGACGCCGCCGAGCTGACGATACTGGCGCCGCTGAAAAATCAGGTGCCGGCGGAGGTGTTCAACGCTATCTATCAGCCGCCGGTATCCGACGGCAGCGGCTATGACCGCGGCAATCTGCTCAAGGCGCTGGCGTTGCTTAAACAGGCCGGCTGGACGCTGCGCGATAAGCGTCTGGTGGACGCCCAGGGGAAACCGTTCCGCTTTGAGCTATTGGTGATGAGCGGCGGCAATAACCAGTACATCCTGCCCTTTCAGCATAGTCTGGCGCGCCTTGGGATCACCATGACGGTGCGGGAAGTGGACAGCGCCCAGTTCACCAACCGCCTGCGCAAACGGGACTTCGATATGATCCCTTCCTCCTACGGCGCGTATGCGTTCCCCAGCAGCGATTTGCAAATCATCTGGGGGTCGGCGTATGTGGATTCCAGCTACAACCGTCCCGGGGTCAAAGACCCCGCTATCGACCAGTTGATTAACCAAATCGTGCGCCACCAGGGCGATAAAGCGGCGCTGCTGCCGCTGGGACGGGCGCTGGACCGGGTGCTGACCTGGAATTATTTCATGATCCCGCTGTGGTATTCGCACCACATCCGCCTGGCCTATTGGGACAAATTCGCCATGCCCGCCCAGCGCCCCACATATGACCTGGGATTCGACAGCTGGTGGTATGATGTCAATAAGGCGGCGCAATTGCCCGCCCAGCGGCGCTGA